A part of Aegilops tauschii subsp. strangulata cultivar AL8/78 chromosome 2, Aet v6.0, whole genome shotgun sequence genomic DNA contains:
- the LOC109754294 gene encoding uncharacterized protein isoform X2: MPSLLSLLCILLSLSSFNTSASASQANISEIDRHALLCFKSGISFDPFGILHSWSNGSLNFCSWKGVTCGKKIPPRVVSLDLTSARLGGRLSGCVGNLTSLSLMNLADNYLPGTIPGELGKLPNLHTLNLAGSNLEGNIPDSLGTSNSLSYVNLANNSLTGGIPVSLANSVSLSTLILSRNNLSGEIPSILFVNSSKLTVVDLQKNSFTGPIPNFHKVATLKFLCLTENFLSGSIPPSLGNVSSLSSIFLGQNRLSGLIPETLSHITKLLELDLSFNSLSGSVPSSIYNMTSLRYFSVGSNTLVGQIPSHIGYSLSNLQLLILGSNRLNGLIPASLANMLNLQILDLSNNSLHGSVPSLGSLANLRELDLGMNLLEAHDWSFLTSLANCTQLTKLSLRGNVLNGSLPISIVNLSRRLEYLSLGPNQISGSIPVEIGNLVNLFSLGMESNFLYGSIPSSIGKLRNLYILNLSKNKLSGELPPVLGTYGIGSGLVSLHMEGNRFHGQIPERWHLLVSTRQINLSHNDLSGVVPKFFEQLDKLEQLDLSYNNLEGAVPASGIFTHSAAVVLDGNKGLCSNSPRLALPICPGISGSATKVKHHLSLLVTSLLIVLPPLTIGSLVLIWFMLTIWKKGSFPFSRWDLVSKMFPNRREVHTAPCHDEKKLKRVSYEDIVKATNWFSLVHTISSTCTGSVYVGRFKSDKSLVAIKVFKLNEPGGYDSYLIECEVLRSTRHRNIMRPVTLCSTLDSQNHEFKALIFELMVNGSLEAWLHSEQHNGIPDKVLGFGQRICIAADVASALDYAHNELTPPLIHCDLKPNNVLLDDDMTARLSDFGSAKFLSPGLVIPKSLDDVGGTIGYVAPEYGMGCEISVAGDVYSFGVLLLELLTGKRPTDDMFVDGLSLCKFCESMFPDRVAEILDPHMAHEEHQGCTEAWMQRYIVPLVALGLSCTMESTKDRPGMKDVCAKLSDIRASFLELS, encoded by the exons ATGCCCTCTCTCTTGTCTCTACTCTGTATTTTGCTCAGCCTTTCCTCCTTCAACACATCGGCATCTGCATCACAAGCAAATATCTCCGAGATTGATCGCCATGCCCTCCTTTGCTTCAAGTCTGGCATCAGCTTTGATCCCTTTGGCATCCTACACTCATGGAGCAATGGTTCGCTCAACTTTTGTAGCTGGAAAGGGGTCACCTGCGGCAAAAAAATCCCACCCCGGGTGGTCTCTTTGGACCTCACATCTGCTCGTCTCGGTGGGCGCTTATCTGGATGTGTCGGTAACTTGACTTCTCTATCCTTGATGAACCTTGCCGATAATTATCTGCCGGGAACCATCCCTGGAGAATTGGGTAAGCTTCCAAACCTCCATACACTGAATCTTGCCGGCAGCAATCTGGAAGGTAACATCCCTGATTCACTAGGCACTAGCAATTCACTTAGCTATGTCAATCTTGCAAACAACAGTCTTACCGGTGGCATCCCTGTCTCACTGGCCAACAGCGTCTCACTCAGTACACTTATACTGTCACGTAATAACCTCTCTGGCGAGATCCCTTCTATTTTGTTTGTTAATTCATCTAAGCTTACCGTGGTTGATCTCCAGAAAAATTCTTTCACTGGTCCCATACCAAATTTCCATAAGGTCGCAACTCTCAAATTTCTTTGCCTGACAGAGAACTTCCTCTCCGGAAGCATACCTCCATCATTAGGAAATGTTTCTTCCCTCAGTTCTATATTCCTCGGCCAAAATAGGTTATCTGGATTAATTCCAGAGACTTTGAGTCACATCACAAAACTGCTTGAGCTTGATCTAAGTTTCAACAGTTTATCAGGGAGTGTCCCGTCGTCTatttacaacatgacatcactAAGGTACTTTAGCGTAGGCAGCAATACACTTGTTGGACAGATACCATCTCACATTGGTTACTCACTATCAAACCTCCAGTTGCTTATCCTGGGAAGCAACAGACTGAACGGCCTGATCCCTGCTTCACTAGCCAACATGTTAAATCTTCAAATACTGGATCTTTCAAACAACTCGTTACATGGCTCTGTTCCATCTCTTGGTTCGTTGGCAAACTTGCGTGAGTTGGATTTAGGAATGAACTTGCTAGAAGCACATGACTGGTCATTTCTTACATCTCTAGCAAATTGCACCCAGCTCACAAAGTTGTCCTTGAGAGGGAATGTTCTAAATGGCAGCCTACCTATATCAATTGTTAATCTTTCCAGGAGGTTAGAATATTTATCGCTTGGGCCAAACCAAATTTCAGGCTCCATACCTGTAGAGATTGGCAATCTTGTTAATCTCTTTTCGCTTGGGATGGAAAGCAATTTTCTTTATGGAAGCATACCTTCTTCCATCGGCAAGCTACGGAACCTCTATATCCTAAATCTGTCAAAGAACAAATTATCAG GGGAACTACCACCGGTACTTGGTACATATGGCATTGGTAGTGGTCTAGTTTCCCTTCACATGGAAGGAAACAGGTTTCATGGACAAATTCCAGAAAGATGGCATCTATTAGTATCAACCCGGCAGATTAATCTTTCTCACAATGACTTATCCGGTGTCGTGCCCAAATTCTTTGAGCAACTTGATAAGCTGGAGCAACTTGATCTCTCTTACAACAACTTGGAAGGGGCTGTTCCTGCAAGTGGTATCTTCACGCATTCTGCTGCAGTAGTTTTGGATGGCAACAAGGGACTCTGCTCAAATTCCCCCAGGCTAGCGTTACCAATTTGTCCTGGCATCTCAGGTTCAGCAACTAAAGTGAAGCATCATCTGTCGTTGCTGGTGACCTCGCTGCTAATTGTACTACCACCACTTACTATTGGTTCCCTAGTCTTGATATGGTTTATGCTCACTATTTGGAAGAAAGGGTCGTTTCCATTTTCACGATGGGATCTTGTGTCCAAGATGTTTCCTAATAGAAGAGAAGTGCATACAGCCCCGTGCCATGACGAGAAGAAGCTGAAGAGAGTGTCATACGAGGACATTGTTAAAGCTACCAACTGGTTTTCTTTGGTCCATACTATCAGCTCAACTTGTACTGGTTCAGTTTATGTTGGTAGGTTCAAGTCCGACAAGAGCCTAGTTGCCATCAAAGTATTCAAGTTGAATGAACCTGGTGGATACGATAGTTACCTTATTGAGTGTGAAGTGCTCCGAAGCACCCGCCATAGAAATATAATGCGACCTGTGACCCTATGCTCAACATTGGATTCACAAAACCATGAGTTCAAAGCACTAATCTTCGAGTTAATGGTTAATGGAAGCCTGGAGGCATGGTTGCATTCTGAGCAGCACAATGGAATTCCAGACAAAGTGCTAGGCTTTGGCCAGAGGATATGCATAGCAGCAGATGTGGCTTCTGCTCTTGATTATGCCCACAATGAACTGACGCCTCCTTTGATCCATTGTGATTTGAAGCCAAACAATGTCCTTTTGGATGATGACATGACTGCACGGCTCAGTGACTTTGGCTCAGCAAAGTTTCTATCACCAGGTCTGGTAATTCCTAAAAGCCTGGATGATGTTGGAGGGACAATTGGATACGTGGCACCAG AGTACGGAATGGGTTGCGAGATCTCTGTAGCCGGCGATGTATATAGTTTCGGAGTGCTTCTACTGGAATTGCTTACTGGAAAACGACCTACTGATGATATGTTTGTGGATGGACTTAGCCTTTGTAAGTTCTGTGAATCCATGTTCCCAGACAGAGTTGCAGAGATTCTTGATCCTCATATGGCGCATGAGGAGCATCAAGGGTGCACAGAAGCATGGATGCAGAGATATATTGTCCCCTTGGTTGCCCTTGGGCTGTCATGTACCATGGAATCAACGAAGGATAGGCCCGGAATGAAAGACGTTTGTGCAAAACTTTCTGATATTAGAGCCTCTTTTCTGGAACTGTCATGA